The following are encoded in a window of Rosa chinensis cultivar Old Blush chromosome 4, RchiOBHm-V2, whole genome shotgun sequence genomic DNA:
- the LOC112199393 gene encoding uncharacterized protein LOC112199393, whose protein sequence is MNVLSLNCQGIGNPWTVKALKGLVSLNIPNLVFLSETRCTEDEMVEVRQQLGWKFCFSVDCRFVPRRKTKGVSRAGGLCLLWDEDVAVEVQSSSDSHIDVVVGESSDPKRWRFTGFYGQPKVENRHLSWTLLRTLRLHGNLPWVIGGDLNEIMSTADKEGGVVRHIRQILGLVEALDFCLWHANDGKIGLGLLEWFISTRARQTIFPYYLKSGRKALEEWSFNQFGSLKRNIEDIRAQLAVFYDTTQIIPIEELKVELEAKLNNLLHQELLFWRQRAKVFWLQDGDANTKFFHQRASNRKKKNYLHGLFDDYGAWHTDDENLERIVLEYFHGLFTSSRPFDFHAVLDIISPVISEDANALLVGQISEDEVFRALKQMHPSKAPGPDGFSPCFYKHFWGLVGKDVVEAIRCFLFSEELLKSVNSTYVTLIPKVKKVQYVNQLRPISLCNVLYKLGSKVLANRIKPLMDSVVSPFQSAFVPGLLISDNSLIAYEIAHFLKKRRRGKKGFCALKLDMSKAYDKVEWNFLEGVMLKMGFCSIWVKWIMGCVKSVSYLFLVNGVPREVLSRLISFEEDQGRLNGVKICTAAPSISHLFFADDSFIFCKAESDQVQAVKDVLRRYEAVSGQEVNLQKSAISFSRNVPLHEQFLLAECLGVQRVDKHDKYLGLPLELSYSKEEAFGYLIERVQKRTSRWREKLLSAAGKEILIKAVAQAIPSYVMNCFELPKQLCHEMHRLMAQFWWGDSENSSKLHWLSWERMCDSKKLGGLGFHTGFMKATVEAGDSFTWRSIISGRNVLEQGLRYQVGNGMQISVWEDRWMPMPYCFKPYTKPPEGLDGLVVADLIDQGEHVWFLPLLQEMFTLDEVCMIASIPLSIRPAEDRLIWHYDRRGTYNVKSGYFVWRETARRGATSSSSSNLVGGQLGIYWSLIWKAKIPAKVKMFVWRLMRGILPTRTALADRRVAIHDCRCVFCGLHFETRLHLSKNCEAIRLFWHNGPLHLSAMDHPATNFSEWVWTMMDELDSEKRCLFFMSLWTLWSERNKVVWQEAVFDPIFATKWMVKYLVDFQRCHCKPSVKKKRLPTKWECPPRGRLKINVDGAFRVVDGNGGIGVVARNDEGVGVAAIARPIVHAHSAFNMEVDASRAGLLLGIYQAYMSAFQSVQVRHIYREANGVADRLAHLASVGLLDAVWLEETPAIIQDATLVQSIRQPENEQEEYFSTKQEAYRNDVERAFGILQTRFAIVKQPARGWDKDSLSIIMLACIILHNMIVEDEQDDYYNNEFDDDKPNPDRSRRA, encoded by the exons ATGAATGTTTTGAGTTTGAACTGCCAAGGGATTGGGAACCCTTGGACAGTGAAGGCACTAAAAGGGCTGGTTTCCCTAAACATTCCCAATCTTGTTTTCTTGAGTGAGACAAGATGTACAGAGGATGAAATGGTGGAGGTTAGACAACAACTAGGGTGgaagttttgtttttctgtggATTGTAGATTTGTTCCAAGAAGAAAGACTAAAGGCGTCAGTAGGGCAGGTGGGTTGTGTCTGCTCTGGGATGAGGACGTTGCAGTGGAGGTCCAATCTTCGTCAGACAGTCATATTGACGTGGTTGTTGGGGAGAGCTCGGACCCAAAACGGTGGCGATTTACGGGATTTTATGGGCAACCAAAAGTGGAGAATAGACACTTATCCTGGACTTTGTTGAGAACACTTAGGTTGCATGGGAACCTACCTTGGGTGATTGGTGGTGACCTAAATGAGATTATGTCTACAGCTGATAAGGAAGGTGGTGTGGTTCGGCATATTAGACAGATATTGGGACTTGTAGAGGCACTGGATTTCT GTTTGTGGCATGCCAACGATGGAAAGATTGGTTTGGGGCTTCTCGAGTGGTTCATCTCCACCCGAGCACGTCAGACTATTTTCCCATATTACTTGAAATCTGGGCG GAAAGCTCTTGAGGAATGGAGttttaaccagtttgggagtttGAAGAGGAATATTGAAGACATAAGGGCTCAGTTGGCGGTATTCTATGATACCACGCAAATTATTCCAATAGAAGAACTCAAAGTTGAGTTGGAAGCCAAGTTGAATAATCTGTTACATCAAGAGCTACTATTTTGGAGGCAACGTGCTAAAGTTTTTTGGTTGCAAGATGGTGATGCTAATACCAAGTTCTTTCACCAACGAGCTTCAaacaggaagaagaaaaattatttgCATGGATTATTTGATGATTATGGTGCATGGCACACGGATGACGAGAATTTGGAAAGGATTGTTCTAGAATATTTCCATGGCCTCTTTACTTCGTCGCGACCTTTCGACTTCCATGCAGTTTTGGACATCATTTCTCCAGTGATTTCTGAGGACGCTAATGCTCTTTTGGTTGGCCAAATTTCGGAAGATGAAGTCTTTCGAGCTCTTAAGCAGATGCACCCGTCGAAAGCACCTGGGCCTGACGGGTTTTCACCATGCTTTTATAAACACTTCTGGGGTTTGGTGGGGAAAGATGTTGTGGAAGCCATTCGATGCTTTCTATTCTCAGAAGAGCTACTGAAGTCTGTTAATAGTACATATGTGACGCTAATTCCAAAAGTAAAGAAAGTGCAGTATGTTAATCAACTCCGACCCATTAGTTTATGCAATGTTTTGTATAAACTAGGGTCAAAAGTTCTTGCTAATCGGATTAAGCCTCTGATGGACTCAGTAGTTTCACCGTTTCAAAGCGCATTCGTGCCGGGTCTACTAATTTCAGATAATTCTCTCATTGCTTATGAGATTGCTCACTTTCTTAAGAAGAGACGAAGGGGAAAGAAGGGTTTTTGCGCCCTTAAGCTAGACATGAGTAAAGCATACGACAAGGTAGAGTGGAATTTCCTTGAAGGGGTTATGTTGAAGATGGGGTTCTGTAGTATTTGGGTGAAGTGGATAATGGGTTGTGTGAAATCTGTCTCCTACTTGTTTTTGGTTAATGGAGTGCCTCGTG AGGTTCTGTCTCGACTTATCTCTTTTGAGGAGGATCAAGGTAGGTTAAATGGTGTTAAAATCTGTACCGCAGCCCCGAGTATTAGCCACCTCTTCTTCGCCGATGACTCATTTATCTTTTGTAAAGCGGAAAGTGATCAGGTCCAAGCTGTTAAAGATGTACTTCGGAGGTACGAGGCTGTGTCGGGTCAGGAGGTTAATCTACAGAAGAGTGCAATTTCGTTCAGTCGGAATGTACCTCTTCATGAGCAATTTTTGCTTGCAGAATGCTTGGGGGTTCAGAGAGTCGACAAACATGATAAATATTTGGGCTTACCTTTGGAGTTGAGTTATTCAAAAGAGGAGGCCTTCGGCTATTTAATTGAGAGAGTTCAGAAACGGACTAGTAGATGGAGAgagaaattactaagtgcagCAGGGAAGGAAATCTTGATTAAAGCCGTGGCTCAGGCAATCCCATCTTATGTGATGAACTGCTTTGAACTACCAAAACAATTATGTCATGAAATGCACCGGCTCATGGCGCAATTTTGGTGGGGTGATTCGGAAAACTCAAGCAAACTGCATTGGCTTTCGTGGGAGAGGATGTGTGACTCCAAGAAATTAGGAGGACTTGGGTTCC ACACTGGATTCATGAAAGCTACGGTGGAGGCAGGAGACTCTTTTACGTGGCGAAGCATAATTTCAGGTCGCAATGTTCTTGAGCAAGGACTACGATATCAAGTTGGTAATGGAATGCAGATTTCAGTGTGGGAGGATAGGTGGATGCCCATGCCTTACTGTTTCAAACCGTATACTAAACCTCCAGAGGGGCTTGACGGGCTAGTAGTTGCAGACTTAATTGATCAGGGTGAGCATGTATGGTTTTTGCCTTTGCTTCAGGAAATGTTTACTCTGGATGAGGTTTGCATGATTGCTAGTATTCCCCTCAGTATCAGGCCGGCGGAGGATCGTTTAATATGGCACTATGACCGCAGAGGCACTTATAATGTTAAAAGCGGATACTTTGTTTGGCGTGAAACTGCTAGACGAGGAGCTACTTCGTCTTCGTCGAGTAACTTGGTGGGAGGGCAGTTGGGTATTTATTGGAGCTTGATTTGGAAGGCCAAGATTCCTGCAAAGGTAAAGATGTTTGTCTGGAGGCTAATGAGAGGAATTCTACCTACGAGAACCGCATTGGCAGATAGGAGGGTGGCTATCCATGATTGCAGGTGTGTCTTTTGTGGTTTACATTTTGAAACTAGGTTGCATTTATCTAAAAATTGTGAGGCTATCAGATTGTTTTGGCATAATGGGCCACTTCACTTAAGTGCTATGGATCACCCAGCCACTAATTTCTCTGAGTGGGTATGGACTATGATGGATGAATTGGATAGTGAGAAACGGTGCCTATTTTTTATGTCCTTGTGGACCCTCTGGAGTGAGAGGAACAAGGTGGTCTGGCAGGAGGCAGTGTTTGATCCCATATTTGCTACTAAATGGATGGTTAAGTACTTGGTGGATTTTCAGCGTTGCCATTGTAAACCTAGTGTGAAGAAGAAACGGTTGCCTACCAAGTGGGAGTGTCCACCGCGAGGGCGCCTCAAAATCAATGTTGATGGGGCCTTTCGTGTGGTGGATGGTAATGGTGGTATTGGGGTAGTGGCTAGAAACGATGAAGGTGTGGGAGTCGCCGCTATAGCAAGGCCCATTGTACATGCTCACTCAGCATTTAATATGGAAGTTGACGCATCTAGAGCGGGTCTGTTACTTGGTATTTACCAAG CTTACATGTCCGCTTTCCAATCTGTTCAAGTTCGACACATTTACAgagaagcaaatggtgttgcagatAGATTAGCACACCTTGCTAGTGTGGGTTTGCTTGATGCTGTATGGTTAGAggagactcctgctattattcaggat GCGACGCTGGTGCAATCTATTAGACAACCTGAGAATGAACAGGAGGAGTATTTTTCCACAAAACAAGAGGCATACCGCAACGATGTTGAAAGGGCATTTGGAATTCTACAAACACGATTTGCAATAGTTAAGCAACCTGCAAGAGGTTGGGATAAGGATTCATTATCGATAATCATGTTGGCTTGCATAATACTTCATAACATGATTGTGGAGGATGAGCAAG